A DNA window from Bacteroides cellulosilyticus contains the following coding sequences:
- a CDS encoding right-handed parallel beta-helix repeat-containing protein — MSNRRIILITALSLLTLVGHAGDIWVSPRGNDQNDGTRQSPKATLTSALRQAREWRRTGDNRVQGGITVYMEGGVYSLYEPVFVRPEDSGTRESPTVIRSVPGEDAVLSGGTPIRNWKRQGKLWVADVPMFNGRPLDFRQLWVDGRKATRARDVEDFERMHRICSVDEKTETLYVPAAAVRQITDGRGALKSRYAEMVLHQMWCVANLRIRSVQVLGDSAAVRFHQPESRIQFEHPWPRPMVTTDGHNSAFYLTNARELLDVPGEWYHDIDTRKLYYYPREGEDMQSAEAVVPAIETLVQVEGTLDRPVTNLRFERITFSHTTWMRPSVKGHVPLQAGMYLTDGYRITPKMKRDYRNHPLDNQGWLGRPAAAVRVVAAGAIDFERCHFEHLGSTGLDYEEAVHGGIVRGCLFRDIAGNGLLVGSFSPAAHETHLPYDPADRREVCTHQRIENCYFTETGNDDWGCLAIAAGYVSDIHIVHNEICEVPYSGISLGWGWTQTVNCMKNNQVHANLIHHYAKHMYDVAGIYTLGSQPKTYVTENCVHSIYKPGYVHDPNHWFYLYTDEGSSFITVRDNWTEGEKYLQNANGPGNVWENNGPGVDAAIRERAGLEEEYRGLKNE, encoded by the coding sequence ATGTCGAATAGAAGAATCATACTAATAACTGCCTTGTCGCTCCTCACCCTTGTAGGGCATGCAGGCGATATTTGGGTTTCCCCACGTGGAAATGATCAGAATGATGGTACCCGCCAATCTCCGAAGGCAACACTGACCTCCGCCCTGCGTCAGGCACGCGAGTGGCGCCGGACAGGAGATAATCGTGTGCAGGGAGGCATCACAGTATATATGGAGGGTGGTGTCTATTCCCTCTATGAACCGGTATTCGTTCGTCCTGAAGATAGCGGGACGCGGGAATCGCCCACCGTTATCCGTTCCGTTCCGGGCGAGGATGCCGTATTAAGTGGCGGTACGCCCATCAGGAACTGGAAGAGACAAGGAAAACTATGGGTGGCGGATGTACCGATGTTCAATGGCCGTCCGCTGGATTTCCGCCAATTGTGGGTGGATGGGCGGAAGGCCACGCGTGCCCGTGATGTGGAGGACTTTGAGAGGATGCATCGCATTTGCAGTGTCGATGAGAAGACTGAGACGCTTTATGTGCCTGCCGCCGCCGTTCGTCAGATTACGGATGGGAGAGGCGCGTTAAAGTCAAGATACGCCGAAATGGTGCTTCACCAGATGTGGTGTGTGGCCAATCTCCGGATTCGTTCGGTGCAGGTTCTGGGAGACAGTGCGGCAGTCCGTTTCCATCAGCCCGAGAGTCGTATCCAGTTTGAACACCCCTGGCCGCGCCCCATGGTGACGACCGACGGGCACAATTCAGCTTTCTATCTGACCAATGCACGCGAACTGCTGGATGTTCCGGGAGAGTGGTATCATGATATAGATACCCGTAAACTTTATTATTATCCGCGTGAGGGAGAAGATATGCAATCGGCGGAAGCGGTTGTGCCTGCCATTGAGACATTGGTGCAAGTTGAAGGTACTTTGGATCGCCCGGTTACTAATCTTCGTTTCGAGCGGATCACTTTCTCCCATACCACCTGGATGCGTCCTTCCGTAAAAGGGCACGTCCCCCTTCAGGCCGGTATGTATCTGACGGACGGGTATCGCATCACCCCGAAGATGAAACGGGATTACAGGAATCATCCGTTGGATAACCAGGGCTGGCTGGGACGTCCTGCGGCGGCAGTTCGGGTGGTTGCTGCCGGGGCGATAGATTTTGAACGCTGTCATTTCGAACATCTGGGCTCCACAGGGTTGGATTATGAAGAAGCGGTGCATGGGGGAATCGTCCGTGGTTGCCTCTTCCGTGATATTGCGGGGAATGGCTTATTGGTCGGGAGTTTCTCCCCGGCTGCCCACGAGACACATCTTCCGTACGATCCTGCCGACCGCCGCGAAGTGTGTACACATCAACGAATCGAGAACTGTTATTTTACGGAGACGGGTAACGACGATTGGGGCTGCCTCGCCATTGCCGCGGGATATGTAAGCGACATCCATATCGTGCACAATGAAATATGCGAAGTGCCTTATAGCGGCATCAGCCTTGGCTGGGGATGGACTCAGACTGTGAATTGCATGAAGAACAATCAGGTTCATGCCAATCTGATCCATCACTATGCGAAGCATATGTATGATGTGGCAGGTATTTATACGTTAGGTTCCCAGCCCAAGACATACGTGACGGAGAATTGTGTGCATAGCATTTATAAGCCGGGTTATGTGCACGACCCCAACCACTGGTTCTATCTCTATACCGATGAGGGTTCGTCTTTCATCACCGTCCGCGATAACTGGACGGAAGGGGAGAAGTATCTGCAAAACGCCAACGGCCCCGGAAATGTGTGGGAGAATAACGGGCCGGGAGTGGATGCGGCAATCCGTGAGCGGGCAGGGCTGGAAGAGGAATATAGAGGCTTGAAGAATGAATGA
- a CDS encoding alpha-L-rhamnosidase C-terminal domain-containing protein produces the protein MKNKWIITLAAMSLAACTSAQTWIWYPGDYEIWLGNQMNNRRTERGAFFPPFWKTDSHYVVVEFSKQLNLSEPEEIFIAAEGKYNVKLDGKLQFGMPETLLLPAGRHNLNIKVWNQSTPPAIYVKGKTVNSDATWRVTYEDKEWIDESGKASDTSATIYMDAGCWNFDGATERPSQFRLMRTPHQPTSRTAQPEGGILYDFGKETFGYLTLKNLSGKGIIDIYYGESPEEAKDKAYCETLDKLQLEAGQVTDLAIRRTSPLSSSENGRTSSSSSSSSSSSENEYTLENSKAFRYVYITHEPGVQIGEVAMQYEYLPEEYRGNFRCNDEELNRIWEVGAYTMHLTTREFFIDGIKRDRWVWSGDAIQSYLMNYYLFFDSESVKRTIWLLRGKDPVTSHSNTIMDYTFYWFLSVYDYYLYSGDRQFVNQLYPRMQTMMDYVLGRTNRNGMVEGMSGDWVFVDWADGYLDKKGELSFEQVLFCRSLETMALCAGLVGDRTNQQKYEKLATALKAKLETTFWNASKQALVHNSINGAQSDAVTRYANMFSVFFNYLSPEKQQAIKHSVLLNDSILKITTPYMRFYELEALCALGEQETVMQEMKAYWGGMLKEGATSFWEKYNPEESGTQHLSMYGRPYGKSLCHAWGASPIYLIGKYYLGVKPVKEGYKEFSITPVLGGLKWMEGSVPTPNGNIHIYMDRRTVKVRATEGKGYLTIKSRRQPKANIGTVEKIDENTWRLRIDTPEERIVTGLKD, from the coding sequence ATGAAGAACAAATGGATAATAACCTTGGCTGCCATGTCATTGGCCGCCTGCACCTCAGCCCAGACCTGGATATGGTATCCGGGCGATTATGAAATATGGTTAGGCAATCAGATGAATAACCGCCGCACGGAGCGCGGTGCCTTTTTCCCTCCTTTCTGGAAGACCGACAGCCACTATGTAGTCGTGGAATTCAGCAAGCAACTGAACCTTTCCGAACCGGAAGAGATCTTCATTGCCGCCGAAGGAAAGTATAATGTTAAGCTGGATGGGAAACTCCAATTCGGTATGCCGGAAACCTTATTGCTTCCGGCCGGGAGACATAACCTGAATATTAAAGTCTGGAATCAGTCGACTCCTCCTGCCATCTACGTAAAAGGTAAGACCGTAAACTCCGATGCTACCTGGCGCGTGACTTATGAAGACAAGGAATGGATTGACGAAAGCGGCAAAGCCAGTGACACCTCCGCCACCATCTATATGGATGCCGGATGCTGGAACTTTGACGGAGCCACCGAGCGTCCTTCCCAATTCCGGCTGATGCGGACCCCCCATCAACCCACCTCCCGCACCGCGCAACCCGAAGGAGGCATCCTCTATGATTTCGGAAAAGAAACATTCGGTTACCTCACTCTGAAGAATCTCTCCGGCAAAGGCATCATCGACATCTATTACGGTGAAAGTCCGGAAGAAGCGAAAGACAAGGCATACTGCGAAACGTTGGATAAACTGCAACTGGAAGCGGGGCAAGTCACCGACCTTGCCATCCGCCGGACATCCCCCTTATCCTCTTCCGAAAACGGGCGTACATCCTCGTCCTCTTCCTCTTCCTCTTCCTCTTCCGAAAACGAGTATACCCTGGAGAATAGCAAAGCTTTCCGCTACGTCTACATCACCCACGAACCGGGCGTGCAGATAGGCGAAGTAGCCATGCAATACGAATACCTTCCCGAAGAATATCGTGGAAATTTCCGTTGCAACGACGAAGAGTTGAACCGCATTTGGGAAGTGGGTGCCTACACCATGCACCTCACCACCCGCGAGTTCTTCATCGATGGCATCAAGCGCGACCGTTGGGTGTGGAGCGGAGACGCCATCCAAAGCTACCTGATGAACTACTATCTCTTCTTTGACAGTGAGTCGGTGAAACGCACCATCTGGTTGCTTCGCGGCAAAGATCCTGTGACCAGTCACAGCAATACGATTATGGATTATACATTCTACTGGTTCCTCAGCGTCTACGATTATTACCTGTATAGTGGTGACCGGCAGTTCGTCAATCAACTCTATCCACGTATGCAGACTATGATGGATTATGTATTGGGACGCACCAACCGGAACGGCATGGTCGAAGGTATGTCCGGTGATTGGGTATTTGTGGACTGGGCGGACGGTTATCTGGATAAAAAGGGAGAACTCTCCTTTGAGCAAGTCCTGTTCTGCCGGAGTCTTGAGACCATGGCGCTCTGTGCAGGGTTGGTGGGAGACCGGACCAACCAACAGAAATATGAAAAACTGGCTACCGCCTTGAAAGCCAAACTGGAAACGACATTCTGGAATGCCTCGAAACAGGCCCTTGTACATAACAGCATCAATGGTGCTCAGAGCGATGCCGTCACCCGTTATGCCAATATGTTTTCCGTTTTCTTCAACTATCTGAGTCCGGAGAAACAGCAGGCCATCAAACATTCCGTTCTTTTGAATGACAGCATCCTGAAGATCACGACTCCCTATATGCGCTTTTATGAGTTAGAAGCCCTTTGTGCGCTTGGTGAACAAGAAACAGTGATGCAGGAAATGAAAGCGTATTGGGGAGGAATGTTGAAAGAAGGTGCCACTTCCTTTTGGGAAAAATATAATCCGGAGGAAAGCGGTACGCAGCATCTTTCCATGTATGGTCGTCCTTATGGGAAGAGTCTGTGTCATGCCTGGGGAGCAAGTCCTATTTATCTGATCGGCAAATATTACCTGGGAGTGAAACCTGTGAAAGAAGGCTATAAGGAATTCTCTATAACTCCGGTACTGGGAGGTCTGAAATGGATGGAAGGCAGTGTACCTACACCGAACGGAAATATACATATCTATATGGACCGAAGAACGGTTAAGGTACGCGCGACCGAAGGCAAAGGTTATCTGACGATAAAAAGCCGCCGGCAGCCAAAGGCCAATATCGGAACTGTGGAAAAGATTGATGAGAATACCTGGCGCCTCCGGATAGATACTCCGGAAGAGAGAATTGTTACCGGATTGAAGGACTGA